In the Cucurbita pepo subsp. pepo cultivar mu-cu-16 chromosome LG17, ASM280686v2, whole genome shotgun sequence genome, TTGCTAGATATTACAATTATATTGTAAAAtggtaggttgtgacccttaCATGCAAACATGATAAGGTGGCAACATGAGATGACGTCCAACTAGCCATGCAAGGGTCAAGACAAGACAGACACTCCACGACACAGTATGATCATTtgccaaaatcatgtctactcttattatacaaaaaatgtctcaaaatgtactttaAAGGATGGTATTAGCTCTCAACTACCCTTAGGCCCTGTGGCCTAAGCAAGCTACTCCGTGCGCACAcacgtgtgtcacagtgtgggcgAGCGTCTTGAGTGTCTTCCTTTTAAATGAGTATTTAAAGGATAGTGTCAGACGACACAAGTGTTTCGACATTGTGCCCCAACCCATCTGTCAGAGGTTGGTACATGCACCCGCTGTCTGGTATGGAGTCCATAAATGATACGACATGGAGATGAGAGGGTTCATGCCCCGATGAAAACCCAGATGGATGGATATTAGGATGTCCTGATTAGATGAGTGACACATGGGTCAGTTCTGCTAGACATGTTTGAGCAAGCTAAGATGCCTAGCTGTCTTGAAACATGAGATTGCATCACGATGTATGAGTCGTGTTGTTGGAAACCAAGATGAGGGCTGAGATACGATGTTGCACACAAGAGACTTTGGCCAgaagtagaggcaaggtcgagccgaatgacttGACCTAGTGTAAGGAGCTGCAGACAGTTGAACATGCATGCACGGGCACCTGTGTAGCGCGAACAAGCTTAGATTCCCCATGAGCTGTGTTCAATTGGCGAAGGAGAACCTTGCCTAACGATGCCATGAAGACGagagaaaatttgaatgaagCTTATCATAAGCGTGCTATGATCAATACGCCACACAATTAAGAAGGTACAAACATGACTCTAGGTAAGTTAGTCTAACATCTACCCTTCTCCTTAAGAGATTAAATATAACTTggacttattttattaaataaaaagaacattGGAGTaagctaaaattttatatctattatTTGATAGAACGATATACTAGGTCCATTAATGACTTCTAACAGAAATGTATTGAGTTCgacaataaattttgataatatttgaTCAAATTGGAGACTTAAAAATGcttaacttttaaaactatagaaaataatttacaacTTTCTCTAGTAgttcaatttcaaaacaacTTTGCTGCACATTACGTTTTCGTTGGATGGGTAAATGATGAAACAACTGATAATAcatttgttatttttcaattgatttaaaaatcAACATGGCACAAAGAagaaacccaacaaaaaaaaaaaaaccacccACTACACCAGAACATTGATCAAATAAACGAAGACAGCTGCGATAACGAAGAAATCCCAAAGAACATCTTCAAACCCAGTAAAGCAAAAGACTCGTTTCTGAGAATTTCTGAGACTGCTCCCAATTTTTCAAGTATATGTTTCGACTATTTCCATCATTTGTTGTCAAGCTGCAGAGCTTTAGGATCGAGCGGAATCGTTCCCACCGTCAAAACACCACGTGTTTCAGTATTATATCCATTAACTTTGATTGGCATCGAACCTACAGTCATAACTTCAGTAGGTTTGGAATTTGTATCACTTGCAGCAGCTGGTGTAGCTCCTCCTCCTGAAGTCTTTTCAACCACTTTCCCGCCAAGTTCAAGTGATTCCATCCTCAAAGTCGATGTAACATCAGCTTTTTCTTCACCGTCGAGCTTGGGACTTTCCTTCACTGCCACAGTACCAGGATTTGAATAGACTTGCTCAGCTCTCGAGGTTGCATTCCTTTCCGACCCCCTCGCACCATCGTTGGCCTTGTTAAGATTTTTATCCTCTCTCAAAGGTTGCTCAACAACACAATTTAGCTGGCGGGTTTGATCTAATGCAGGTACAAAATATGGACGCTCCAGCCTTCTAACAACCAACCTCGCTTTCTCTTCCTGCATGATCTTCTGACGGTTTTCATAATAAATGAAGTCGTCAAGTAAAGAGGTCTTTAATGTATGATTCTTGAATAATTTTATCATCTCCAGACCTTTTATAAATGGTAactgcaaaagaaaatataattcgAAAAGGTTAGAACCgtaaaaatcaatttcattttctgcCAGTCTGACTAAATTGCTTTTagctacaaaaaaaaaaaaaaaaaaaaaaaaaaaaaaaaaaaaaaNTATGATGACGccaaaacaaatcaaattttcaaggaACACGCAATCAAACTAGCCAAACATTGGCACTTAGTTGCTACTCACAAGATTGTAAAGTGATCAACTTTAAACATTGAACAAGAAATACACAAAATgtaataaacttaatttacATCGACCAATAGTCCtacataaaagaaagaacactGAGTAGCGAGGCTATGCTTGCCATAAACAACTTAACAGTATCACATCTACAAGGCACGAAGATCATTCAATCCATAAGACCCAGGAAAGCAAAGCAAATGCAACCTAACACCACAAGATATCCAAATCACTCCCAAACAGAAGAACACAAGAAAGTGGATGATACGCCACAGAACTAatcaaaaagatattttctACGAATAAAGATATTACTGGACtgaatagaaaataagaaagcTACTTACTTCTTGCGTGTCTCTGCTATTAGTAACAGGTTTATTTTCATTGTTCTCCAAAATGACATGCCTAAAGTTGTTGTTCGGCACATCTTTGATAATGTGCCATTTAACAGGGAAGCTTCCACTCCATTTATCCTGCTGCCAAAAATCCATATCCCTGTTGAAGTCCACAGGGCCAATCATCTCTGCGACACCACAGAACTGACCACTTGCATTGACCTATAtaccaaaatataaaatcaacaacctgaaaggaaaaacatatCTAATATCacaaaatctaaaagaaaaaaaatcaacttacagagaagaagaggaataCAGGACAGCTTCTCGATTTCACTAAAACTATTCTCTGAGCATCTTCGTATGCAATATTCAGTTTCTTATTCCCATTAGGAGTGGAGGACCAAACATTATACTTAATGCTCTTGTGAACATCATCCTCACTGTAagatttaattacaaaaaactTCGCATCCATGTATTCAACAGGAAAGTCATCCTTATTATACTGATCTGTGTGAATAATAATGTTTCCATCTGCATTACCATCTCCAGCCTTGGTTGTGTAGGCCTTCAGAACCAGTTGGGTTTTAGATCTGCTGATTCTAGGACCTCGATTTTGCTCACTTAACGCATCTGGACTAGCATTTGCACTACCCAAAACTCTACCAACTTGAACCTTAGGCTGAAATTTTGTGATTGCAGCCTGTCCATGAGCACTTGATCGAAAGTCAGAAAAGCCATTATTGATAGGATGAGAAACTCTCAATTGACTATGTTGAGAAACAACCTTTCCATTTGATATGTCATCCACTGGATGAATTGAACCATAAGCACCTCTACCCTGTAAGCACAGatcaaaaatccaaaaaagttCCATTAGCCACTGAAAGTGAAAGGAAACTTGCATGTGCGCATAACACCTAATATGGAAAACTAATTGAATAGATAATCTCAATCACATTTAATAGCGACAATAAACAAATCCAACTATAAGAAGAGACGTAGATCATGAAAATTCCCTCCAAGTAGACACAAGTGACCTTCAATACaggaaaaacaattaaatttaccTGATAAACACGTGATGAAATTGACCCAGCATGACTACCAGCAGAAATGCTACCAAGTGTTGCACTTTGCTTACTTGGACCAACATTAGCTCTTGGCACTTCTGATAACCTGTCCAAGGAATTTCTCTGGCCTAAAGTAGGATTGGTGGCGTTCCTAGAAAAGTTTCCAGAACTCTCATTTTTATGCattcttccatttccattaGATCTATTAATTGAAGGATCAATCAATTCATTGGAACTATTGGGGACAGTATCTGGCTGAACGATAACAGGGACATATGCAGGTGAAGAAACAGAGCTTTCATAAGAAGGAATGGTGTAAAACTGTTGGGCCCCTATATATGGACCATCTGGTCCCATCACAGCACTATGTATGTAAGGATTATACGGGTTGTATTGAGACTGTGCATATCCATAGCTTGGCGTATAATATACATAAGACGAATTCTCATTTTGAGCACCCTAAATCAAGAGAGATAATAAGGACcatcagaaaaaaaaatgaagttatGGCTaagcaagaaaatataaaatacagATATCTATTACTCACTGTGTAATGGATATCTGGACCATCTAAACCAAAAATCCGAGAATGATCCTCCCATTCGCCAGGTGATTCAAATCCTTCAACAATAAAGACACATATGTGAGTCATCATAGCATCATCTAAATTGCTACATCATATATTCACGAATATTACCTGTACAGTAATAACCATAATTGGCAGCAGTAGGGTAATAAACGCCCTgatcaaaaataaattcagGGGTGGCTCCTTCATTGTACATGTTTTCGCTTGCTCGAGTAACAGATCTATCAAATATTGCTTAATTGAATGCCTCAAAACTGAATTTGAGATTCAGCAAATCTAAGGAACGTCTGAATCCGATGCAAGgcacaaaaaaagaacaaaagaaaataaattagatgTGTTCGGGCATACTATATTAAAGATAagcagaaaaggaaaaatatcaAGCATTTCTATTCCAGAATATAATAACAACGAAGCAACAAGGTTACCGAGCAATTCAATTACAAAATTGGTGAAAAGCATACAATCAAGAATCTGATCGACTCCAACGATGCTAGTTTCAAAGGAAGATCTAAAAAGGACAAGGCAAATGTTCCTattaacattaaatatatagtaGAATGAAAACAAATGACTTCCCCGATGGCTAACAACAGAGAAACTCAAATGAATGACTTCTTCTAAAACCTTACAAGCGAAGGTTAGCAGCAGTTACGGGGAGAGGGCAGTAGTAAGTCGTTAAAAAAGAGGCACTATTCAGTTGACTAAGCGTCTAGATAAATGACTGATGCTTGACTAGAGTCCCTGAGCATGAAACTCGCGTACAAGTGAAGTAATTAATAGTAGCATAGTGGAATTTGAGTCAAGCATCCCCTTGCACCTTGATGTATTTAGATTTTGAGCTACCTTCTCAAATTCAATCGGTCTGGAGTCAAACATCCACTTCCACATCCAAATGTAGAacgaaacaaaatattaacccAAGGCCGACGGAATTGGACAAGAAGGCAGCTGAAAATCTAAATACATCAGGTAAAATTATTTTCGAATAAAATTCCAGCGCAAGGAATCAGtagaacaaaaattcaaactccCAAACAGTTATCGAGTACACAAATATTCAGGAATTAAGCAGAAAACGCAGAGACAGATGAcggaaaattgaaaagaattaaacGAAATTTGTAAGACAGAAGGGTGAATacatggaagaaaaagaaaaggaaaagagcaGGGGAGAGTAGAATAGTACCAGAGAAAAGGTGATTGGAGCCATGGAAGAACGCTACAGCAGCGGAGATTGAGAATTAAACAGGAAGGGAAAGGGGTTTGAGCAACATAGGGAAGGCTGAACAAGAAAACCCTAACCACGAGGGGAAGGAGgggaaggaggagaagaaggaagagggGGGGGATTTTGCGTGTGTGAAGAAAGCACAAGCAGAGACGCGGAAAGGGGAGATTCCAACTTCCAAGCGTCTACGCAGCGTATCCAGTGCCTGGCCAAAATACCCCTAATGAGTTACCAAAATAACAACTTTGCCACTACGGAACCCAATGGGCTGGACTCGGCCCGGAAGAGGAAAAATCTAGGAGGCCACGTGGAAAAGAAGTATTGGTTAAGAGAGTGAAGCGAGAAGAATTTGAGTTCAAGAAGGAGTTCTGACGCAGCTCTAGAATCCAGTACACAATGCAACAGAATTTTCTCAACCTCTCATCTTTGTCTTGTCCCGCAAGTAAATCACTATTTGCAACACATGAATCACACGTGTcacttcctcttctttctaCACATTTACCTCCCTTCCTCAGATAAAACTTATAGCACATAGGTAAGTAAATTTATTTACAGTTCTGTTCAAACTACGagattaaaacaaagaaaattaccACAACGGTTACCTCTTTAGGGTAAAGAAAGAGGAACTGTtgaccaaaattaaaaaggattTTTGTTAACATAAAATCTgtcaacataaataaataataaaacaagaaTAGAATAAGGGCGATTGTGACTCAGCTCCATGAAGGATTATTTTCTCATcctctcttaaaaaaatatatattttattgtaagataaaatttaaaatctatttttgttaactattattttagtttttaaaattttgctcCATTTTTGAAGACCTACTTTAGTGTATAgataagaagagaaaaaatggttaattttaaaaaatcaaattttatccaaaggaaaaagaaaaaaatcagttcttttttttttaatcctggAATACTGGCGGCGACCGAAAAAAGTGATAGAGCGCGCGCTCGCGAGTggtaaagagagaaaaagaggacGAGGTGGCGGTGGGCTTTGGTGATTGCCGGTTGAAGAATTCCTATTTTGAATGTGTAGATGCGAGATTCATCAATTTGACCAACTACATCAAATCTGTTTTTTGATCGAAGAATGGTAATCAGTCGGACTTGCAGCTGAATGATGGGTTTGATCTGTTTCTCTCTACAATTTGAATCTTGGGTTGGACGGTTCGTGGAGTTATAACTCATTCATGAACGATCACCTGCTGCAGGAAGTGTTCAAGTTTAATGGAGTACAAGTAATTTCAATCAAATGGAAGAGCAGTCGAGGTTTTGCTTCGAATGTCTTAAAGGTCGAATCAGAGTCGATTTCTCCGACCGACTCATAGTCTCCTATGCCATCTCCGACACGGCCCTGCCCTTCACCTCCACCGCCGTTGTTCAGGTCTCGTTCCCACTGGTGCATAATCTTAATAGGAATGCGTTTAAGAGAGTGCATTAGAAGATGTTCTCTCGTTATCTGATTATTTTTTCGCGCAGGTGTCAAATGGGGAAACCTCAGGCTCTCAATTTATGATCGTGTATCTGCCAGGCCATGATTACAATTGCATAACCAACTATGTGTATGGTcatctttttctcattttagatTTTAGCACACTTCTGAACATTATTGCTCTCAAGCGTCTCAAACTCGGGAACCAGTTTGGATAAGCTGCTTGATAGTATCAGATGAATTATGGCTTTCTCCGTATTcgtttacttaatttttttcaaggGAGAATTTAACACCATCCCACTCCCCAATGCAGGAATGAGTATTTACTGGACAATTTCAACGGTGGTAACGAAGACAGTACTCACACTCTATCTCAGATTAGTGGAGATCAAGTTGAAACTCAAGGGGATAGTCCTCATAAAGGTTCTTTGTATTCGCCACAAATTGAAGGGAAATCACTTACTGACGGTTCTAACTACAACCATTCCAGTAGGCTCTCTTGTTCGAGGATAATCAGTTCTTTGGCCCCCATTGCCCGTATTAGCATTTCATCCCCCTCTACCTTTGATGAAATTGCTTCCAATCTCTTGTCTGGATCTTTAGAAGATCATATATTGCACTCACTTTGTCTCTTAATTGAAGGAAGAGCTTCAGGAAGGGACTCCATAAATTTTCTCAGCTTAGTTGGAATTCCTTCTTTTCAAGAGACTGTCTTCTTGAATTGCTTGAGGCATCCCAATATCGTGCCTGTTCTTTCAATGCTAAGGACTCATGGTTATACCAATGCAATATTGCCTACGACTCCATACACATTAGAGAACATTCTCCATTATAGTCCGGATGCCATAAAGTCTGAGTGGCATATTAGGTTTCTACTATATCAGCTACTATCCGCCCTTGCCTTTATACATGGCTTAGGGATCTTCCATGGCAATATATGCCCATCCAGTGTGATGTTAAATGAGATGTGCTGGTCTTGGCTGCAAATTTGTGATATGCCTGGGTTAGTGTGTgatttaaataggaaagaaaaaaaatgttcgaTGGCTACATCAGGACAGATACATTGTTGTGCAAAGGATTGTTCTTCCAAAGCTCTTTACGCTGATTTGAGTGTTTCTTCCTCAATAGACTGGCCGTCTGATTTTATGCGATGGTGGAGGGGTGAGATGAGTAATTTTGAGTATTTACTTGCCTTAAATAGATTGGCTGGGAGAAGGTGGGATGACCACAAATTTCACACAATAATGCCATGGGTAATAGATTTTAGCACAAAGCCAGATGAGAGTTCAGATGTCGGATGGCGGGACTTAAGCAAAAGCAAATGGCGATTGGCAAAGGGTGATGAACAGTTGGACTTCACCTACACTACCtctgaaatcccacatcatgTATCAGATGAGTGTCTCTCTGAGCTGGCTGTCTGCAGCTATAAAGCCAGAAGGTTACCTTTAAGCATTTTACGTATGGCCGTCCGTTCAGTTTATGAGCCCAATGAATATCCTTCTAACATGCAGAGGCTTTATCAGTGGACCCCTGATGAATGCATTCCTGAATTTTATTGTGattctcaaatattttattcaatgcATGATGGTATGGCTGATTTGGCTGTACCTCCATGGGCAGGTAGTCCTGAGGAGTTCATTAAATTGCATCGTGATGCTCTAGAAAGTGATAGAGTGTCAGAAAAACTCCATGAGTGGATTGACGTCACGTTTGGATATAAAATGTCAGGTGAAGCTGCTATTGCTGCCAAGAACGTTATGTTGCCTTTATCTGAACCTACGCTCCCAAGGTCGATGGGACGTCGTCAGCTCTTTAGTCGACCTCACCCAAAACGGAAAGTTCCAACCAAGAGATCATGTCAAAGCCCTGTAATGTCAGCTGAGAATCAATGCCATGCAAGTGAAGCGGAAgataaagatattattatgTCTGAAATAtcctatctagaagaattagaagAAGCATCATCATTCCTTGAAGAGGCCAGACATTTAAATGCTGTTTATGGCTATTATGctaaaaaattggaagataTGACTTCCAAAGAGGTTTTATCGGCTGAGAGCTTCAATAAATGTTTAACCAATACTTCTGATATATTTGTGCAGCATGAGCTTCGAACCAATATTACACTGAGCTATCTTCTTGAGCATGTTGAAGTGGAGGGTAAAGATTCAATTGGATATCAAGACTTGTTATcatggagagagagaatatcTCAATTGCAATTTTCTAATGGTGCTGCGAATGATATCTTTTCTATTGGTTGTATTCTAGCAGAGCTTCATTTGAGGAGGCCACTTTTTCATTCTACCTCATTGACTATGTACTTGGAAAGTGGTATCTTGCCTGGCTTTATGCAAGAACTTCCTCCTGATATTAAAATTCTTGTTGAAGCATGCATCCAAAAGGACTTGACAAGGTGGAATTTTGAGgctttttactttttgattTCGTTAGTTGTAAATAGGAATTACAGTTCAAATATATAGTGCCTGGtgtcttttgattttgtttcttccaAGTAGCATTTGTCTTGTGTATTTCACTGGTTGTAGGTTGACGAGTTTATATGCTATGGACTCTACCTGACTAACTCTTCCTATTTTATTAACCTGGTTAGGAGGCCATCAGCCAAAAATATATTGGAATCACCTTGTTTTCCTGCTACAATCAAGTCATGCTACTTGTTTCTAGCTCCACTTCAGATTCTTGCAAAAGATGTTACCCGACTTCGTTATGCTGCAAATTTTGCAAAACAAGGGGCTCTCAAGGCAATGGGAGAATTTGCTGCTGAAATGTGCGCTCCCTATTGTCTGCCTCTTATATTGGCTCCTCAGTCAGATGCGGAAGTAGAATGGGCTTATGTACTACTAAAAGAGTTTTTGAAGTGTCTGATGTCTAAGGCAGTGAAGACTTTGGTTTTACCTGTTATCCAAAAAATTTTACAGGCTAGTCATGAATTCCTTTTGTCTATTTCattgtattattaaaattttatatatcgCTTTacttattaatattttaatttcaggTTCCTGGTTATTCACATTTGAAGGTTTCTCTTCTCCAAGATTCATTTGTAAGAGAAATATGGAATCGGCTTGGTAAACAAGTGTATATGGAAACAATTCATCCTTTGGTCGTGTCTAACCTATCTGTTGCTCCACATAAGAGCTCAGCAGCTGCTGCTTCAGTGCTTCTTATTGGCTCTTGTGAAGAACTTGGGATGCCTGTTACCGTTAATCAGGTTTAACTTGTATTGAAGTCTTTGGACTTTGATgatataaaaatttgtatttgataTCCATATGTGCTCATCGTAATTTGTCTATAAGCCGTGTATGCATGTGACTCACTGCAGTTATAActtactctctcttgttccaGACAATCCTGCCTTTAATTAACTGCTTTGGGAAAGGAATCTGTGCAGATGGCATTGATGCGCTGGTTAGAATTGGTATTCTTGATTTGTTGAGTGGTTGGTATGACTTCTTTTTGAACGTAGACATGTTCAGTtaagtaattttaattctattgtTTAGGTGGTCTTTTTGGTGATATATTCGTTGTCAAGCAGATGCTTCCATTACTCAAGAATGTTGTTAGGTGctgcattaaatttttttctctgtcCAAACCTGAACCCATGCAAAGTTGGAGTAGTTTAGCCCTTATTGATTGTTTCACCACATTAGATGGCCTTGTTGCCTACTTACCAGGTGAAGTGGTATTAAAGGAGCTTATTGAGGTAAATTTTTCTGATATACTCGGGCAAAGTTGCAAATGTGAATTGATGTTTCTGAACTTTTGGTGCATCCTATGGTTATGTAGGGCCAGAAATGTTTGCATGTCATGGTGCTAATTCAGAAGAATTTGGATGTCTCAGTGCTTCAGGtgattcaaatttctcaccacAAAGCATGCATGCATTTGTACATTtgacctaaaaataaatttgagaaGTTCATTACCACCAAATGTTTTTCGACCTAGGTAAAAATGTGTTGCTAAATAAATGTTTGTTGGTTAAGGTTCTTTTCTAGTTTAATATTTACTGGTTCTTTGAAAATATGCGTGATCTCTTATCTCCATTTAGTTGGGAATTGAAGTACGTTTAGAAGATTGGATAACACTAGATTGAAGGCTTTTCAGCATTCTGTTGGGAAGAAGTGGTGTCTCTTTTAAGATAAATACTGGGAAGATGTCTGATAAATATGCGACCAATTGGATCACCTTTGCATCTTTAGACGGTCTGATTTCTtgtaatctttttaattttatattaatcttcttttccttcgTTAATGTAGTATGTTTCTTGCTCATATACATTTTTCGTTTtcatagagaaaaaaaaaaaaaaatagacgtTATGGTTGTCATGACCTGATTATTGAGGCTTCGAAAACTGAATCGAGACTAAAAAGACGATAgcgaaaacaaataaaattaatagacAAATAAAATAGAGGTTAAAAATccgataaaattttaaacaagaaaaagaagacaacTAACACCAAAACTAAATACAAAACTAAATTCCAATATAAGATGACGTTGTACAACATTTTACAAACGggaaatacaaatataaaagaaaatacaaaagactccaaatgTGAAAATGGACTGATGCTCCGGAACGATACCCCTCTGTGTCAATGCAGCTTTCGAGCACCTCTCCACCTTGACCAGTACCTaaaaaagaaggagaaaaaggggtgagtataaaaatatactccgttagcaacctacttgtaggctttcATTGCTTCCTTCTTCTAGTAGATGCCCATGACTTTCCTTTGGTCTATACGAAGACCCAATTGATTCCTCGTTGATCATCTATCCGTGTAGTCCCTAGTCCCTTGTTGAGACTGGTTTACGGCGTCACGACGTCGACCTTGACCCGTTTCTACACTCAATAGAAGCTATTCATGCTGAACCACCTACCTGCATAGTCCCTGGTCTCTACCAAGACCGGTTTACGAAGTCGCAGCGTCGACCTTGATTCGTTTCTACGCTCAATAGGGGCTCTCATCTTGACACCTACCCGTGTAGTCCCTAGTCCAACAAGGACTGGTTTATGGGTTCACCTATTTCTACACTTAATAGGGGCTCTATTCACCTACCTGTGTAGTCCCTAGTCCAACCAGGATTGGTTTATAGGTTCGCCTATTTCTACACTCAATAGGGGTCCATGTCTTGAGCTAACTACCCATGTAGTCCTTAGTTCTTCTCAAGAACTAGTTTAATGGGATTAGAATGTTTGCCCTGTCCCGACTCTACACTCAATAGTAACTCAACTAGTTTTGTGAAGTAGGCTACTTAAAATCATGTTAATACACTGTGGAGGCCTACTGGGTTCTTAGGGTCGTTCATGCGGTTTAAATTCCATTTTCTCAATTCCAGGACGTTCTAGGTTAGCCTCTCAGCTTAACCAATCCCTTGGTGCACATAGGTCTGATCTCTAGTTCTACATGTAAACGACACTAGCTATAGCGCCCTAATCTTAACTGTGATCTTGATACATGCTCTACTCGGAAAATACATCTATCAACCATCTCTAACACATAAATCATGTCTACCCGTTCACAGATGTTATTTAAAAAGGTATTCCTACCAAGCCTTAATGCATGAAAACCATAACATAAATCATACACACAatcaaacaatcaaacaatcaaacaaGCTCAACGgagagataacatccatcaatcactTAGAGCACAGATCAGAATATCCCTTCCTCCATCATACCACAGCGGACgacattaaattaaacatgTTTCTCAATTCTCTTGCTCTAAGGgcaattttgtaatttcatcatGCACATGTCATAATCACCAAAATTGTTCATTCTCGGTTCTAATCACACGTATTCTAACCACCTAAGGTCCATCATGCTCGCATACTAGCTTGTTCTAGTGATCCCTACCAGTATTACTTACCTAAAATCCAGATGGTTACTAACCGGAATGAAGCGTGCCCTGTGAAGCTCGCTTTTCCACTAGTTGGGAGCCCCATATTTCTTGAAAGCTCGCTGGTAGGTCCTGAATCAAGTTAAATTTAGGTCAGTATCAAAACTGGGACAAAAAACAGTCGAACGGGAGTTAAATCGGGATAAAAGGGAACCTCGCATGCTGATTCACGCGCCTCACGTGCTCAGAGGGGGTTCACGTGTGCGTACCATGTGTTGGGTGTAAGGAAGTCGCGCAGGGGTGTTTGACACGT is a window encoding:
- the LOC111779046 gene encoding protein GFS12; amino-acid sequence: MEEQSRFCFECLKGRIRVDFSDRLIVSYAISDTALPFTSTAVVQVSNGETSGSQFMIVYLPGHDYNCITNYVNEYLLDNFNGGNEDSTHTLSQISGDQVETQGDSPHKGSLYSPQIEGKSLTDGSNYNHSSRLSCSRIISSLAPIARISISSPSTFDEIASNLLSGSLEDHILHSLCLLIEGRASGRDSINFLSLVGIPSFQETVFLNCLRHPNIVPVLSMLRTHGYTNAILPTTPYTLENILHYSPDAIKSEWHIRFLLYQLLSALAFIHGLGIFHGNICPSSVMLNEMCWSWLQICDMPGLVCDLNRKEKKCSMATSGQIHCCAKDCSSKALYADLSVSSSIDWPSDFMRWWRGEMSNFEYLLALNRLAGRRWDDHKFHTIMPWVIDFSTKPDESSDVGWRDLSKSKWRLAKGDEQLDFTYTTSEIPHHVSDECLSELAVCSYKARRLPLSILRMAVRSVYEPNEYPSNMQRLYQWTPDECIPEFYCDSQIFYSMHDGMADLAVPPWAGSPEEFIKLHRDALESDRVSEKLHEWIDVTFGYKMSGEAAIAAKNVMLPLSEPTLPRSMGRRQLFSRPHPKRKVPTKRSCQSPVMSAENQCHASEAEDKDIIMSEISYLEELEEASSFLEEARHLNAVYGYYAKKLEDMTSKEVLSAESFNKCLTNTSDIFVQHELRTNITLSYLLEHVEVEGKDSIGYQDLLSWRERISQLQFSNGAANDIFSIGCILAELHLRRPLFHSTSLTMYLESGILPGFMQELPPDIKILVEACIQKDLTRRPSAKNILESPCFPATIKSCYLFLAPLQILAKDVTRLRYAANFAKQGALKAMGEFAAEMCAPYCLPLILAPQSDAEVEWAYVLLKEFLKCLMSKAVKTLVLPVIQKILQVPGYSHLKVSLLQDSFVREIWNRLGKQVYMETIHPLVVSNLSVAPHKSSAAAASVLLIGSCEELGMPVTVNQTILPLINCFGKGICADGIDALVRIGGLFGDIFVVKQMLPLLKNVVRCCIKFFSLSKPEPMQSWSSLALIDCFTTLDGLVAYLPGEVVLKELIEGQKCLHVMVLIQKNLDVSVLQVAASSLMTVCQLIGPDMIALHLIPQLREVFDELAFSQEAAYRSTSLGKNMKVSGPSSDGDVPNEGRMDLVLILYPTFASILGIEKLRQCCTTWLLLEQYLLRYHHWKWECTGESSRCSSDKLMSKKTEFSKGSTSEYSPAKLLLNGVGWSIPQSQRAQGAKNLMPLRRLHDVHQGSMQMQASICHSIKLEPWFWLPSIASSWDGPDFLGRAVGLKEELPWKIKASVIYSVRAHHGVVRSLAICPDEFNVFTAGIGSGFKGMVQRWELSGVNCVSGYYGHEEVVNDICVLSPTGRIASCDGTIHVWNSRSGKLISVFAESSVDSAHLASPLSSVLKTNADHANSISSNSLSSGILTSAFDGSLYTYMHHIEFAEKLVVGTGNGSLRFIDVSQGQKLHLWRGDGIESGFPSLVSTICSCGFDKMVADGASAMPSWIAAGLSSGYCRLFDARSGNVIATWRAHDGYVTKLAAPEDHMLVSSSLDRTLRIWDLRRLSSSTPIILRGHNDGVSSFSMWGQDVISISRNKIGLSSLSKSADEDGQYRIIPQNLSSVDQGTRNLSVLSSISILRYSRLFVVGTEDGYMKICC